The genome window AGGCAGTGCAGGACAATGACCTCGTAGTCGCGGCGGTTCTCAGCGGCAACCGCAACTTCGAGGGGCGTATTCATCCACAGGTGCGGGCCAGCTTCCTGGCTTCCCCACCACTGGTTGTGGCCTATGCGCTGGCCGGAACCGTGGATATCGACCTGACAACAGAGCCAATCGGTGAGGATATCAATGGCGAAAAGGTCTACCTGCGCGATATCTGGCCATCACCGGATGAAGTGCGCGATGTGGTGTCGAAGTCGGTAACACCGGAGTTATTCTCACGGAACTATTCGCACGTGTTCGAGGGCGATGAGCACTGGCGCTCCCTGCCGAATACAGAGGGCGAGCTCTTCAATTGGGACCCCAATTCAACCTATATCCAGGAGCCGCCGTTCTTCCAGAATATGCCCATCGAGCCTGAGCCGGTGAAGGATATTCATGGCGCGCGCGTGTTGGCTATGCTTGATGACTCGATCACGACCGACCATATCTCGCCTGCCGGTAGCTTCTCTGCCAACAGCCCTGCCGGAAAATACCTGCTCGAGCGCGGCGTAGACAAGCGCGATTTCAACACCTATGGCGCGCGACGTGGCAACCACGAGGTGATGGTGCGCGGCACGTTCGGCAACATTCGCCTGCGCAACCGCCTGACACCTGACAAGGAGGGGTATTACACCGTTCACCTGCCCGACGGCGAACAGACGACCATTTTCGAGGCTTCGATGCGCTACCAGCAAGAGGGCGTGCCACTGCTGGTAATCGCGGGCAAAGAGTATGGTTCCGGCAGTTCGCGCGACTGGGCCGCGAAGGGGCCATTGCTGTTAGGTGTGCGCGCGGTCATCGCCGAGAGTTTCGAGCGCATTCATCGCAGCAACCTTGTCGGCATGGGCATTCTTCCACTACAATTCAAGCCCGGCGAGAATAAAGAATCGCTTGGCCTGACAGGACGCGAGGTCTACGAAATCGAGGGCATCGAAAAAGACCTGAAGCCCCACCAGGAAGTGACAGTGAAGGTAACTCGCGAAGATGGCTCGACATTCTCCTTCTCGACCATTGCCCGCCTGGATAGCCCTATTGACGTGACGTACTACAAAAATGGGGGGATTTTGCTGGCAGTGTTGAGGAGGTTGATGCGCGGATAGAGGCTGGCTTAGCAGTTAAGCGTTTTATAAAAGTCGGTGTTTTGTAATGAGCGGAAGTAACTTCTACTTCCGCTCATTTGACTACTCCATGATATCATCACTCCAACTCAGGCCCTGAACCTCGATAAGCTGCCTGCAAAAGATGCTCTAAATCAGGTAGTGTGACCGGCTGTGGATTCCAGATAGGCGACTGCACCACCAACCCTGCAGCCTCTGCCACATCGCTCTCTGCCAACCCCAATTCAGCTAGAGAGCGCGGCGCATGTAAACGAGCGGCCAGGTCAAAGCTGCCTTTCACGGCATCTTCGACGGCTAAAGCGCGTGCCAGGCGAGTCATCGCTTCGGGCGCTGCTTTGGAGTTATACCAGATGACGTAGGGAAGCATGACCGCGTGGGTCTCGGCATGTGGCAGGCCAAAACTTCCCCCAAGTACGTGACAGATGCGATGGTGCAGTCCCGATCCTACAACCGCGAACACCGATCCGGCCAGGTAAGCGCCATAGAGCGCGAGATCATAGTTCTCATGATTACCTGGATTCTGGACGATGCCTGGAAGACCCTGCGCGAGGGCGCGACTCCCTTCTTCCGCCAGCAGACTGGTGATGGGACTGGCGAGCCGACCATACAGGGCCTCGACACAGTGAGCAAGAGCATTCATACCGCTGATCGCGGCCAGAAAAGGTGGCATGCTGTAAACAAGCTCAGGATCGTAGAGAACTGTCCGGGGCAGTACGCGCAGATCGCGCCCGGTTTGCTTGCGTCCTGCATCAGTCATGCCGTAAATGGGAGTCATTTCGGAGCCGGAAAAGGTTGTTGGAATAGCGATAATCGGCGCATCGAATTTCAGCGCAAGCCCCTTGCCGAGACCGGTTGCCGAACCCCCGCCTAATGTCACGATACAATCTGCATCGTTTTGGCGAGCAAAAGCCAGCCCTTTCTCAATCAAAGCAGTTGGGACGTGCTGAGCTACCTCGTTGAAGACCCCTGCCAGGCGATTTCCTAACTGTTTAGTCAACGCCGGTATCAGGCGAGCTGCCGAGCCGGTTACGATGAAGATAGCGCGCTGCTTATGCAGGCGGTCGATTTCTTCTGCCACTTGCGAGATAACTCCTCTGCCGAAGACAACTCTTCCGGGCAGCGACTCGTAGGTAAAAGATTCCATCTGCTCTGTCCTCTTATTCGCAGGTGATACAATGCTCTCAAGCACTGATTATATCACTCCAGGGTTCGGCATCTTATGCCAAAAAACTTTATGCCTGGATTGCAACGACTTAAACTTAAAGACGAAGGAGGAGGCGGCACATGTATCATCCGCAGGTGGGAGATACGGTGGATGCGCTCGATACACCCTCTATGATTGTTGACCTGACCTTGATGGAGGAGAATATCGCCAGGTTGATGGGAAAATTCCGGGGGAAAAAGGTAAGGGTCAGGCCGCATTTGAAAACGGTGAAAAGCCCTGAACTGGCACGCAAGTTGCTGGAGGCAGGAGCCATTGGTGGTTGCGTTGCCAAAGTCAGTGAGGCCGAAGTGATGGCCGCCGGCGGCATTGAAGATTTGCTGATCACCACCGAAATTGTGGGCAGGCCAAAGCTGGCGCGACTGGTAGAACTCGCCCGCCTGCATCCTAGCATCAAAGTAGTGGTGGACAGCGTGCCCGGCGCCTCACAATTGAACGAGGCGATGCAAGAGGCGCGATTGAATATCAATGTGCTGATCGACCTGAATGTCGGTCAAAACCGCTGTGGGGTATTGCCCGGCGAAGAGGCTCTCCAATTAGCGCATTACGTCGCTCAATTGAGCAATCTACACCTCATTGGAGTACAGGGATACGAGGGACATTTGCAGCATATCCATGATCCAGAGGAGCGCAGGCGGCTCTGCCTCCAATCGATGCAATTGCTTACCGGCACTGCTGAACAATTAAGGGCTGCCGGTTTTCGTATCGAAATTGTGACTACCGGAGGAACGGGAACTGCTGAAATATGCGCCAGCCGCGATGGCGTTACCGAGGTCCAGCCGGGTTCTTTCGTTTTCATGGATACTGATTACCGCAATGCCATCGGTCCCGTTTACTCCAACGCTCTCACTATTCTCTCGACAGTGATCAGCCGTCCAACTTCTAATAGAGCAGTGGTGGATGCCGGCCTCAAGTCGCTGTCGATTGATAGTGGTATGCCCGAACCCAGAGGCTTACCAGGCGTAATGTATCATCCAGGAGGAGATGAACACGGTATTCTGACCTGGAATAGTAACACCACTCCGGCCAATCAGCAACCACAGGTAGGCGACCGCATCGCCTTCATCCCCAGCCATATTGATACGACCATCAATCTGCACGACTATTATTATGCCTTTCGGGATGGCAGATTGGAAGCTATCTGGCCGGTCGCAGCGCGAGGGAAAGTACAATGAGCCTGCATTAATCCACGTTGGAGAGGAAAAGGAATTTTGCGTGGATAGTCTTTAACTTTTCCAGGTCGAATGGTAGCAGCAGATCGAAGCCCTCGCTCCGGCTTTCTCCGTGGTCCGCATTACTATGAGAGCCGGTAGCATACGCACCTGTTATTCTTGGCACTGGTGATGTTATGGCACCCACATTAGGTAGGGGGCCTGTATCGGACGGGAAAAATGTTCGGAATAGCAGCATGTGCTGGCGTGTATCGAAAAAAGCGCGTGCGGTAAAAGACGACCCGGTTGGAAACTTGAGCGTCAGAAACAGGTGACGGAAGAGAGAAATGGGATCATTTTCGGACAAGACTGCATTTTCCTGCAACAGCGCCTGCATCCTGCCGTTCAAGGACAGATCTTCTTCCGAGGCGAAGACGAAGAGATAGAGGCCCTGTATTGACTCCGCAGACTCACGTTTGATCTTCTGAAATTTCGCAATCCGGCTGGGAAGCGCAAGATCGTCTGCATCGATGGGATATCCCTGGTCGCGTTCAAAAGGATTGACCATGGCATATCTCCCTTTAATATAGGGAGCTGCGGAAATCGAGATGTTGAGCTTCCCCAGTCGACCAGCCTCCAACCGTATGCTGGACTTCAATCCGCCAAAAGCGCCGCCGTCCGAATAGCGAATCTGGGTGCGATTCCTTGTCATGTCGAATAACAAGAAATCTTCCTCAAGCTGTACGGTCTGAATAGTGCGCCAATACTGCTCCTTTTCACTGCTCTGCAACTTACCTTCATCTGACATGCGCGTTTTACTCCGCTCCAGGGGGATTTCAAAATGCTGTTCTGGTGTTTATTATACCAAAAAATATGAAGCGCGCGTGCCGTTCCTGCCATTTTCTGAAGTCACTCTAAGACTCTATGGATTCCCTTTGCAAGGCATCGAGTAGCGTTTTCAAGCCTTCCTGGAAGACCTGAGCCGTGCTACCAGCCATTTTCATCTGTTACAATAGGGTCAATGACGCTGTTTTCACATGAGAGGTAGGAAGTTATGGACCTTCGATCAATACAAAAACCCTTCAAAGAGAGATATCGTAGTGAGCCGGATAGCGCGCGAATAACGCTCAGAGCACAGGGCAGCCAGACGGAGACTCCCATTGCCTGTTCAGTCGATATCGGGCGGGCGCTCTATCAAGCCCAGGCTCATAGCGGAGTGGGAGGAGCGGGCACTGCCGCTTGTTCAGGCGATCTGCTTCTGGGAGCCCTTGCCGCCTGCGCACAGATCACCTGCCAGATGGTTGCTACAGCGATGGGGATAGCAACGAATCGCATTGAAGTGAATGTAGAAGGAGACCTGGACCTTCGCGGTACTCTTGGCATCTCGAAAGAGGCGCCGGTTGGTTTTGAGACAATCCGTGTTCGCTTTGAGATTGACGCGCCTCAGGCAACGGCGGAGCAACTGCAGGCGTTACGCGAGAAGACCGAGCAATATTGTGTGGTGATGCAGACACTAACCAAACCACCAAAAATCGAAGTGGATTGGCCTCAGTAGGAGGGGATTATATGCCTATTCGTTTTGATGACCAGGTGGCCATTGTTACCGGCAGCGGGCGAGGCCTGGGTAAAGCCTATGTCACGTTGCTTGCCGGGCGAGGTGCCAGTGTTGTGGTGCATGATGCAGGAGTTGCGCTGGATGGGGCAGGCTCTGATCCCGGTATTGCGGACGCCGTGGTACAGGAGATTACCGCTGCGGGTGGAAAGGCCGTACCGTGTTATGAAAATATTGAAACGCTGGATGGCTGCCAGCGTTTGATCGATACAGCGCTCAGTCATTTTGGACGCCTGAATATTCTGATTCATAATGCCGGGTGGATCTCCTTTACACCGTTGGAGGAGATGACGCCCGAGTTGTTGCAGCGCATCCTCAACATTCAGGTGATCGCGCCATTTTTGCTATCGCAAACCGCTTTTCCCATCATGCAGCGCCAGCATTATGGACGTATCATTTTTACAACATCAGGCAGAGCCATGTTCATGGAGGATGCCTTGCCTGATCTCAGCGGTTATGCCATTGGCAAAATGGCGCAGCTGGGCTTGATGAATTCGCTGGCGGTAGCAGGTGAAGCGTATGGAATCCACGTGAACGCGATCTCACCCGTAGCCGCCACGCGCATGTTTAGCCGTTCTGTCGCGCCTGGAACTTTGCGGCCAGAACAGGTCGCGCCAGGAGTAGCATTCCTCGCCTCTTCCCAATGCGATTTCTCAGGCGTTATTTTGCAGGCCGGCAATGGGCATTTCGCCATTGCAAGCTGGCAGCGAAGCGCAGGGGTTGATTTTGGTGAAGCGGATATTACGGCGGAAGATATTGCTGAGCGGTGGAATAAAATTATGGGAAAGGCGTTGTGATTTCGTTTCCCTACCCATACTGCTCCCCATCCACCTGCTCTTCATTTTTCGGTTGTTGGGGCTGGAATGTGGATGGCTGCAACCAGAACGGTTGAGGTGCCCAGCCCATTGCGTGTATGCGCGGGCGATGGTTGGTTTGGAGTTCAATGATGCTCACAGAAGCATTTTCGATCACTAGTCTACGTGCCAGCCTGACTTCCAGCCCTTCGTAGTGAGCAATAAGCAATTTTATCACATCGGAATGTGTGACGAAGGCAGGGCAGGAGCCGGTTGATTCTTGTCGCAGCCAGTGTTCTACCGCCGCCACCGCACGATGCTCGACGTCGGGGAATGTCTCTACACCCTCCGGCCCCACCAGTGGATTGCGTAAAAAGGCCTGCCAGACCGGGTCATGTTGCGTGAGTTCATCGCGGTTCTGTCCCGTCCACCGCCCTAGCTCAATATCCATCAGCCCTGGCTCGTGTTGAATGACCAGGTCGCGTCCCTCCGCAATGAATCGAGCCGTCTCAAGTGCGCGTTCCAATGGGCTGCTGATAATAGCGGTCAATGGGACGGATTTTAATGCTTCTGCCAGGCATTTTGCCTGTTCGCGGCCAGCATCAGTCAATTCGACGCCGGGAAGTTGACCGGGAAGCCTATGTTCGACATTCCAGGTTGTTTGTCCATGCCGGATAAGAAATAGCCAGTGTCTCATGCCCATTGATACTCCTCGCCCCTATTGTACCACCTATGAGGAATAGCCCTGAAAATTTACCGATAAGCCTCGGCTTGCAGGTTGAACAATTCGGCATAGTGCCTGTCTAGCGTCATCAGCTCTTCATGCGAGCCGCTCTCGATAATGTGTCCATTTTCCAGTACGAAGATGCGATCCGCCAGCCGGACTGTGCTGAAACGGTGGCTGATGAAGATGGCCGTCTTGCCTCCGGTCAGCGTGCGAAAGTGCGTGAATACCTCGTATTCTGCCCGCGCATCGAGAGAACTGGTTGGCTCATCCAGGATCAAAATGCCGGCATCGCGCATAAAAGCCCGCGCCAATGCAACTTTTTGCCATTCACCGCCACTTAGCTGCGTTCCCTTATTGAACCAGCGGCCTAGCATTGTATCATAGCCATCCGGCAGGCGCTCGATCACATTGTCGGCCCCGCTCTTACGTGCCGCGCTGCTGACCAGGTCTTGATTCTCGATGTCGTTGATGCGTCCCACGCCTATATTCTCGCGTGCGGTCAGGAAGTAGGTCACGTAATCCTGAAAGATAACACCTACCTGCTCGCGCAGCTCTTGCAGGTCGTATTCTTTGATATTGCGGCCGCCGATCAGGATTTCGCCCTCGTCAGGGTCATAGAGGCGTGTCAGCAACTTGACGATGGTCGTCTTCCCCGCGCCATTGCGTCCCACAAGCGCGATAGCCTCACCTGCATGGATTGCGAAGCTCACATTCTTCAGGGCGGCTTGCGTCTCCGGGTCTTTGCCTGGGTAAGTAAAGCTGACATTGCGAAATTCGATGTCCAATCCTCTATTGCCAGCGGGCATCTCGAGTGGCCGCGGTCGAGGTGGCGAGACAATTTCGGGCTTATATGCAAGGAACTCGAAAAGCATGTTTATGTACAGATTGTTCTCGTAGGTAGAAGATATACCTCCAAGCAAACCCTGGAAACTTTGTCCAGCCTGTACTGCCGCCTGAGTAAATCGCGATAAACTGCCCAACGAAATGCGGCCCAGGCTCAATACGACCTGTAAAGCGACATACAGGTAGATGGCGCTGTTCGCTACTGCCGTCAGGGCCGTCCAGATGAAATTCACCAGGTAGCGGCGCACCAGTATCTCTTTGTCCTCCTCGTATAATTTGTCTGCCAGGCGCTTGAACTGCCGGATGAAATACCCTCCAAGCGTGAAGAGCTTGACCTCCTTA of Ktedonobacteraceae bacterium contains these proteins:
- a CDS encoding maleylacetate reductase, with the translated sequence MESFTYESLPGRVVFGRGVISQVAEEIDRLHKQRAIFIVTGSAARLIPALTKQLGNRLAGVFNEVAQHVPTALIEKGLAFARQNDADCIVTLGGGSATGLGKGLALKFDAPIIAIPTTFSGSEMTPIYGMTDAGRKQTGRDLRVLPRTVLYDPELVYSMPPFLAAISGMNALAHCVEALYGRLASPITSLLAEEGSRALAQGLPGIVQNPGNHENYDLALYGAYLAGSVFAVVGSGLHHRICHVLGGSFGLPHAETHAVMLPYVIWYNSKAAPEAMTRLARALAVEDAVKGSFDLAARLHAPRSLAELGLAESDVAEAAGLVVQSPIWNPQPVTLPDLEHLLQAAYRGSGPELE
- a CDS encoding DSD1 family PLP-dependent enzyme; translation: MYHPQVGDTVDALDTPSMIVDLTLMEENIARLMGKFRGKKVRVRPHLKTVKSPELARKLLEAGAIGGCVAKVSEAEVMAAGGIEDLLITTEIVGRPKLARLVELARLHPSIKVVVDSVPGASQLNEAMQEARLNINVLIDLNVGQNRCGVLPGEEALQLAHYVAQLSNLHLIGVQGYEGHLQHIHDPEERRRLCLQSMQLLTGTAEQLRAAGFRIEIVTTGGTGTAEICASRDGVTEVQPGSFVFMDTDYRNAIGPVYSNALTILSTVISRPTSNRAVVDAGLKSLSIDSGMPEPRGLPGVMYHPGGDEHGILTWNSNTTPANQQPQVGDRIAFIPSHIDTTINLHDYYYAFRDGRLEAIWPVAARGKVQ
- a CDS encoding OsmC family protein, which codes for MDLRSIQKPFKERYRSEPDSARITLRAQGSQTETPIACSVDIGRALYQAQAHSGVGGAGTAACSGDLLLGALAACAQITCQMVATAMGIATNRIEVNVEGDLDLRGTLGISKEAPVGFETIRVRFEIDAPQATAEQLQALREKTEQYCVVMQTLTKPPKIEVDWPQ
- a CDS encoding SDR family NAD(P)-dependent oxidoreductase, with the protein product MPIRFDDQVAIVTGSGRGLGKAYVTLLAGRGASVVVHDAGVALDGAGSDPGIADAVVQEITAAGGKAVPCYENIETLDGCQRLIDTALSHFGRLNILIHNAGWISFTPLEEMTPELLQRILNIQVIAPFLLSQTAFPIMQRQHYGRIIFTTSGRAMFMEDALPDLSGYAIGKMAQLGLMNSLAVAGEAYGIHVNAISPVAATRMFSRSVAPGTLRPEQVAPGVAFLASSQCDFSGVILQAGNGHFAIASWQRSAGVDFGEADITAEDIAERWNKIMGKAL
- a CDS encoding histidine phosphatase family protein, with protein sequence MRHWLFLIRHGQTTWNVEHRLPGQLPGVELTDAGREQAKCLAEALKSVPLTAIISSPLERALETARFIAEGRDLVIQHEPGLMDIELGRWTGQNRDELTQHDPVWQAFLRNPLVGPEGVETFPDVEHRAVAAVEHWLRQESTGSCPAFVTHSDVIKLLIAHYEGLEVRLARRLVIENASVSIIELQTNHRPRIHAMGWAPQPFWLQPSTFQPQQPKNEEQVDGEQYG
- a CDS encoding ABC transporter ATP-binding protein; the encoded protein is MRQNIPIHPGARARAESEQKEKFSIKQISGAFASLPRVMRLVWSTSALFTLLLGILSLLQGFTPALSVWITGLVIDSVVAGIRLHSPNPIWFPIGLQLAVLLFSNLLSTLSNIVQQLLQEKVSNRVQLLILEKSNTLDLAFFENPEFYDKMRQAADQSTYQPVTMISQTFGLFQTTVTMFSMIFLLLQLSWWLAIVALVIPIPAFFSSIHYGWRGFQRRRWQSPERRVMDYFNRLMTTDTYNKEVKLFTLGGYFIRQFKRLADKLYEEDKEILVRRYLVNFIWTALTAVANSAIYLYVALQVVLSLGRISLGSLSRFTQAAVQAGQSFQGLLGGISSTYENNLYINMLFEFLAYKPEIVSPPRPRPLEMPAGNRGLDIEFRNVSFTYPGKDPETQAALKNVSFAIHAGEAIALVGRNGAGKTTIVKLLTRLYDPDEGEILIGGRNIKEYDLQELREQVGVIFQDYVTYFLTARENIGVGRINDIENQDLVSSAARKSGADNVIERLPDGYDTMLGRWFNKGTQLSGGEWQKVALARAFMRDAGILILDEPTSSLDARAEYEVFTHFRTLTGGKTAIFISHRFSTVRLADRIFVLENGHIIESGSHEELMTLDRHYAELFNLQAEAYR